A section of the Mastomys coucha isolate ucsf_1 unplaced genomic scaffold, UCSF_Mcou_1 pScaffold15, whole genome shotgun sequence genome encodes:
- the Slc27a4 gene encoding long-chain fatty acid transport protein 4 → MLLGASLVGALLFSKLVLKLPWTQVGFSLLLLYLGSGGWRFIRVFIKTVRRDIFGGLVLLKVKTKVRRYLQERKTVPLLFASVVRRHPDKTALIFEGTDTHWTFRQLDDYSNSVANFLQVRGLASGNVVALFMENRNEFVGLWLGMAKLGVEAALINTNLRRDALRHCLDTSKARALIFGSEMASAICEIRASLDPTLSLFCSGSWEPSTVPANTQHLDPLLEHAPKHLPSHPDKGFTDKLFYVYTSGTTGLPKAAIVVHSRYYRMASLVYYGFCMRPDDIVYDCLPLYHSAGNIVGVGQCLLHGMTVVIRKKFSASRFWDDCIKYNCTIVQYIGELCRYLLNQPPREAESQHKVRMALGNGLRQSIWTDFSSRFHIPQVAEFYGATECNCSLGNFDSQVGACGFNSRILSFVYPIRLVRVNEDTMELIRGPDGVCIPCQPGQPGQLVGRIIQQDPLRRFDGYLNQGANNKKIANDVFKKGDQAYLTGDVLVMDELGYLYFRDRTGDTFRWKGENVSTTEVEGTLSRLLHMADVAVYGVEVPGTEGRAGMAAVASPISNCDLESFAQSLKRELPLYARPIFLRFLPELHKTGTFKFQKTELRKEGFDPSVVKDPLFYLDARKGCYVALDHEAYTRIQAGEEKL, encoded by the exons ATGCTGCTTGGAGCATCTCTGGTGGGAGCATTACTGTTCTCCAAGCTAGTTCTGAAGTTGCCCTGGACCCAGGTGGGATTCTCCCTGTTGCTCCTGTACTTGGGGTCTGGTGGCTGGCGTTTCATCCGGGTCTTCATCAAGACGGTCAGGAGAGATATCTT CGGTGGCTTGGTGCTCCTAAAAGTGAAGACCAAGGTCCGACGGTACCTTCAGGAGCGGAAGACGGTGCCCTTGTTGTTTGCCTCAGTGGTACGGCGCCACCCCGACAAGACAGCCCTGATTTTCGAGGGCACAGACACTCACTGGACCTTCCGCCAGCTGGATGACTACTCCAATAGTGTGGCCAACTTCCTGCAGGTCCGGGGCCTGGCCTCAGGCAATGTAGTTGCCCTCTTTATGGAAAACCGTAATGAGTTTGTAGGTCTGTGGCTAGGCATGGCCAAGCTGGGTGTGGAGGCAGCTCTCATCAACACCAACCTTAGGCGGGATGCCCTGCGCCACTGTCTTGACACCTCAAAGGCACGAGCCCTCATCTTTGGCAGCGAGATGGCCTCAG CTATCTGTGAGATCCGTGCTAGCCTGGACCCCACACTCAGCCTCTTCTGCTCTGGTTCCTGGGAGCCCAGCACAGTGCCCGCCAACACTCAGCATCTGGACCCTCTACTGGAACATGCCCCGAAGCACCTGCCCAGCCACCCAGACAAGGGTTTTACAG ATAAGCTCTTCTATGTCTACACATCGGGCACCACGGGGCTACCCAAAGCTGCCATCGTGGTTCACAGCAG GTATTACCGTATGGCTTCCCTGGTGTACTATGGATTCTGCATGAGGCCTGATGACATTGTCTATGACTGCCTCCCCCTCTACCACTCAGCAG GAAACATTGTGGGGGTTGGCCAGTGCCTACTCCATGGCATGACTGTGGTGATCCGGAAGAAGTTCTCAGCCTCCCGGTTCTGGGACGACTGTATCAAGTACAACTGCACG ATTGTACAGTACATTGGCGAGCTTTGCCGCTACCTCCTGAACCAGCCACCCCGTGAGGCTGAGTCTCAACACAAGGTGCGCATGGCACTGGGCAATGGTCTTCGGCAGTCCATCTGGACCGACTTCTCCAGCCGTTTCCACATCCCCCAGGTGGCCGAGTTCTATGGGGCCACTGAGTGCAACTGTAGCCTGGGCAACTTTGACAGCCAG GTGGGGGCCTGTGGCTTCAATAGCCGCATCCTGTCCTTTGTGTACCCAATCCGTTTGGTACGAGTTAATGAGGATACCATGGAACTGATCCGGGGACCCGATGGCGTCTGCATTCCCTGTCAACCAG GCCAGCCAGGCCAGCTGGTGGGTCGCATCATCCAGCAGGACCCTTTGCGCCGTTTTGATGGGTACCTCAACCAAGGTGCCAACAACAAGAAGATTGCTAATGATGTCTTCAAGAAGGGGGACCAAGCCTACCTCACTG GTGATGTGCTGGTGATGGATGAGCTGGGTTACCTGTACTTCCGAGATCGCACAGGGGACACGTTCCGCTGGAAAGGGGAGAATGTGTCTACCACTGAAGTGGAGGGTACACTCAGCCGCCTGCTTCATATGGCAGATGTGGCAGTTTATGGTGTTGAGGTGCCAG GGACTGAGGGCCGAGCAGGAATGGCCGCTGTGGCAAGCCCCATCAGCAACTGTGACCTGGAGAGCTTTGCACAGTCCTTGAAAAGGGAGCTGCCTCTGTATGCCCGCCCCATCTTCCTGCGCTTCTTGCCTGAGCTGCACAAAACAG